From the genome of Roseinatronobacter sp. S2:
TCATCGGCCAGAACCGCGACCGCATCAAACAGCACCGAAGGGGCACCATCGATCTTCTCGTTGGCCACGATATGCCTGCCCCCGATAGTGGTGACACCCCCGACCGCAGGTGCGATCAGCACCACCTTGCCGCCCGCGTCTTCGGTGGCGGCAATGAGCGCGTCCAGAAGCGCATCCTCGATTCCGTCGGTCATCACAATGCCCAGTGTGCGCCCGCGAAAGCTGTCTGGGCCCTTGCGGATGATCGACAGTGCGTCAGACGGCGGCAGGTCACCTCTCGGGGTCACGGCTGGCACATGCGGCGCGGGAACACTCTGTAGCCCCAACCCCTCGGCGACCTTTTTCGCTAAGCTTTCGTCAATATTGGGCAGATGCGCGACAACCCGTTCACGGATCGCGACTGTTTCCACTTTCGACAGTTCAAAAACCAGCGCTTCGGCAATATGCGCCTGCTCTATATCAGTCTGACTGATGTAGAACTGCCGCGCCTGACTGTAGTGGTCAGCAAAGCTTTCTGCGCGCAGTTTGCGTTTCTCGCCTTCAATGGGTTCAGCGAAGCTGTGGTGCCCGCGTGTGGTATCCGCACGCGGGCCGCCCTGTGCCCAACTGTTTGGCTCGTAGTTCGCGCGCCCTTTGGGGCCGCGCATCTGCATATGCCCGTCTTGCTGAAAATGGTGCATCGGGCAGCGCGGCGCGTTGATCGGGATATGGGTAAAGTTCGGCCCGCCCAGCCGCTTAAGCTGCGTGTCAAGATATGAGAAGTTCCGCCCCTGCAGCAGCGGATCATTGCTGAAATCCACCCCCGGCACAATGTTCTGGGTGCAGAAGGCAACCTGTTCGGTTTCAGCAAAGAAGTTATCGACATTGCGGTTCAGCACCAGCCTGCCCACCACGCGCAGTGGCACGTCTTCTTCGGGGATGATCTTGGTGGGGTCAAGGATGTCGAAATCAAACCTGTCGGCAAAATCGTCATCGAACAGTTGCACCGCAAGATCCCATTCGGGATAATCACCCGAATTGATGGCATTCCACAGATCGCGACGGTGAAAATCGGGATCAGCGCCGTTGATTTTCACCGCTTCGTCCCACAGCACCGATTGCAGCCCCTGACGCGGCTTCCAGTGGAATTTGACAAAGGTGCTTTTGCCATCGGCATTGACGAACCGGAAGCTATGCACCCCGAACCCTTCCATGAACCGGAACGAACGCGGGATCGTCCGGTCCGACATCTGCCACATGACCATATGCATCGATTCCGGCATCAGTGACACGAAGTCCCAGAAATTGTCATGCGCCGACTGCGCCTGCGGGAAGCCGCGATCGGGTTCATCCTTGACCGAATGGATAAGGTCGGGAAACTTGATCGGGTCCTGAATGAAGAAAACGGGGAT
Proteins encoded in this window:
- a CDS encoding catalase codes for the protein MPDDTPLFHPTADTQSSRDTTTRKTKRGAGGETHQQADGAPHLTTAQGAPVADNQNTLRAGPRGPALMEDFAMREKIFHFDHERIPERVVHARGYGAHGYFEVTDALADITSAHLFQKAGMRVPAFVRFSTVAGNKGSADMVRDVRGFAVKLYTEEGNWDIVGNNIPVFFIQDPIKFPDLIHSVKDEPDRGFPQAQSAHDNFWDFVSLMPESMHMVMWQMSDRTIPRSFRFMEGFGVHSFRFVNADGKSTFVKFHWKPRQGLQSVLWDEAVKINGADPDFHRRDLWNAINSGDYPEWDLAVQLFDDDFADRFDFDILDPTKIIPEEDVPLRVVGRLVLNRNVDNFFAETEQVAFCTQNIVPGVDFSNDPLLQGRNFSYLDTQLKRLGGPNFTHIPINAPRCPMHHFQQDGHMQMRGPKGRANYEPNSWAQGGPRADTTRGHHSFAEPIEGEKRKLRAESFADHYSQARQFYISQTDIEQAHIAEALVFELSKVETVAIRERVVAHLPNIDESLAKKVAEGLGLQSVPAPHVPAVTPRGDLPPSDALSIIRKGPDSFRGRTLGIVMTDGIEDALLDALIAATEDAGGKVVLIAPAVGGVTTIGGRHIVANEKIDGAPSVLFDAVAVLADDAGAAQLGEMHPARCFAADARAHAKFIALSAEAAALFNADSADGTAQGIHILTGPQDAVPFLEACGALRCWERPGG